A single Amia ocellicauda isolate fAmiCal2 chromosome 9, fAmiCal2.hap1, whole genome shotgun sequence DNA region contains:
- the LOC136759060 gene encoding C-C motif chemokine 4 homolog gives MEPTLQRAATTIHHHPPSTTSMKTLTSASLLLLLCALYPTSATRASNTPDLCCFRFYDGRIPLAQVVSFNRTDSGCPTEAVIFLTRKHKQICMEASNKWAMNIINQLSKNSTIKETQN, from the exons ATGGAGCCGACACTTCAGAGAGCTGCCACCACCATCCACCACCATCCACCATCCACCACTAGCATGAAGACCCTGACCAGCGCCTCCCTGCTGCTCCTGCTGTGCGCACTGTACCCGACTTCTGCAA ccagagcaAGCAACACCCCAGACCTGTGCTGCTTCAGATTCTATGATGGACGGATCCCCTTGGCCCAGGTGGTATCATTCAACAGAACAGACAGCGGGTGTCCCACAGAGGCAGTGAT ATTTTTGACCAGAAAGCATAAGCAGATTTGCATGGAAGCCAGCAACAAATGGGCGATGAACATTATCAATCAGCTGAGCAAGAACTCCACAATCAAAGAGACACAGAACTAG